The Amycolatopsis coloradensis sequence AGCAGACCGAGGTCGATCCCGCCCCTGGTCTCCACCGGGGCCGGGCCGTTGTCGGGCTCGGCCACGTCCGAGATCATGCTGGTCTGGTAGTCATCGCTCACGCGCGAAGGGTAGGCGAAACCAGCCCGTCAGGCGACCGAACCGCCGGACCGGTGGCCGAGCGGCTCAGAACAGGGTCGCCGGCTCGACCGGTTCGGGCTCGGGCAGCGGGTCGAGGCCGGGCACCAGGGCGCGCACGTCGTCGTGGAACCGGCGGGCGAGCGCCGGGGCGTCGTCGTTGTCGGGCGTGTGCACGAAGACCGTCGGCGACCGGCCGTCACGCAGCCACCCGGCGACCACCTCGGTCCACGGCTCCCATCCCCGCGCGGTCTCCTCGGCCGAATCCCGGCCCAGATAACGGACGATCGGCCGGTCGGTCAGCGCCCGCGTCCGCCGCGGCAGCCGGGGTTTCTTGGCCCAGGCGTCCTGCTCGGCCTCGCTGACCGGCGGGCTCCCGAAGAAGACCGTGGTGTCGAACGGCACCCACTCGGCGTCCGCGTCGGCGAGGGTCCTCTCCAGCAGCGACGTCGCACCGGGATCGGTGTAGAACGCCGGGTGACGCACCTCCACGGCGCGCCGGAGCCCGGCGGGGAGACGGCGGAGGAAGCGGCCGAGGGCGTCGGCGTCCGGCGGGCCGAACGAGCCGGGCAGCTGAGTCCACAGGACCGCCCGGTCGCCGAGGGGTTCGATCGCGTCCAGGAACGCCCGCATCTCGGTCTCGACACCGGCGAGCCGTCGCTCGTGCGTGACGACCTTGGGCAGCTTGACCACGAACCGGAAGCCGGGGCCGGTCTGCCGCGCCCACGCCGCGACGGTGTCCCTGGCGGGCGTCGCGTAGAAGGTGGTGTTGCCCTCGACCGCGTTGCACCAGCCGGCGTACGCCCGCAGTCGCTCCCCGGCGGTCAGCGACCGCGGGA is a genomic window containing:
- a CDS encoding DUF72 domain-containing protein, whose protein sequence is MWTHKAWAGRFVPRSLTAGERLRAYAGWCNAVEGNTTFYATPARDTVAAWARQTGPGFRFVVKLPKVVTHERRLAGVETEMRAFLDAIEPLGDRAVLWTQLPGSFGPPDADALGRFLRRLPAGLRRAVEVRHPAFYTDPGATSLLERTLADADAEWVPFDTTVFFGSPPVSEAEQDAWAKKPRLPRRTRALTDRPIVRYLGRDSAEETARGWEPWTEVVAGWLRDGRSPTVFVHTPDNDDAPALARRFHDDVRALVPGLDPLPEPEPVEPATLF